From Vreelandella neptunia, the proteins below share one genomic window:
- a CDS encoding acetyl-CoA C-acetyltransferase yields the protein MQEVVIVAARRTAVGAFGGSLAGIAASDLGALVIKDILASTGVSPDQVDEVLLGQVLTAGVGQNPARQAAIKGGLPDSVPAMTINKVCGSGLKALHLATQAIRCGDAELILAGGQENMSASPHVLPNSRNGQRMGDWKAIDSMVHDGLWDAFNNYHMGITAENLAEKYGITREAMDEFAAASQQKAAAAIKEGKFKGQIVPVEIPQRKGDPVVFDTDENPREVTAEKLGGMRPAFKKDGTVTAGNASALNDGAAVVMLCSAEKAKQLGLEPLARIAAYSNAGVDPAIMGIGPAPATRRCLEKAGWSLDDLDLVEANEAFAAQALSVNKELGWDTSKVNVNGGAIALGHPIGASGCRVLVTLLHEMIARDAKKGLATLCIGGGQGVALAIERP from the coding sequence ATGCAAGAAGTAGTCATTGTTGCGGCACGCCGCACCGCTGTAGGCGCTTTCGGTGGTTCCCTGGCAGGTATTGCCGCGAGCGACCTGGGCGCCTTGGTAATCAAAGATATACTCGCCTCCACCGGCGTTTCTCCCGATCAAGTTGACGAAGTATTGCTGGGCCAGGTGCTCACCGCGGGCGTTGGCCAAAATCCGGCGCGCCAAGCGGCTATCAAAGGCGGCCTACCGGATTCGGTACCGGCCATGACCATCAACAAAGTGTGTGGCTCAGGCCTTAAAGCGCTGCATCTCGCGACTCAGGCAATTCGCTGCGGCGATGCCGAGCTGATTCTGGCCGGCGGCCAGGAAAATATGTCCGCCTCTCCACACGTGCTGCCCAACTCCCGCAACGGCCAGCGCATGGGTGATTGGAAGGCAATTGATTCCATGGTGCACGACGGCTTATGGGACGCTTTCAACAACTACCATATGGGCATTACCGCCGAGAACTTAGCCGAGAAGTACGGTATCACCCGCGAAGCGATGGACGAGTTCGCCGCAGCGTCACAGCAGAAAGCCGCTGCCGCCATCAAAGAAGGTAAGTTCAAAGGTCAGATCGTGCCGGTGGAAATTCCCCAGCGCAAAGGCGACCCGGTGGTGTTTGATACCGACGAGAACCCACGGGAAGTTACCGCGGAGAAGCTCGGCGGCATGCGCCCTGCGTTTAAGAAAGACGGTACCGTTACCGCCGGTAACGCCTCGGCGCTCAACGACGGCGCGGCGGTGGTGATGCTCTGCTCCGCCGAAAAAGCTAAGCAGTTGGGGCTAGAGCCACTGGCACGTATAGCGGCTTACTCCAATGCAGGCGTTGACCCTGCCATTATGGGTATCGGCCCCGCACCGGCCACTCGCCGCTGCTTGGAAAAAGCGGGCTGGAGCCTGGACGACCTGGACTTGGTGGAAGCCAACGAAGCGTTTGCCGCTCAAGCGCTATCCGTCAACAAAGAGCTAGGTTGGGATACGTCTAAAGTGAACGTCAACGGCGGCGCGATTGCCCTAGGCCACCCCATTGGTGCCTCCGGCTGCCGCGTACTGGTCACGCTGCTCCACGAAATGATCGCCCGCGACGCCAAGAAAGGCCTCGCGACGCTGTGTATCGGCGGCGGTCAGGGCGTAGCACTGGCTATCGAGCGTCCTTGA
- the panD gene encoding aspartate 1-decarboxylase — translation MHTIMLKAKLHMARVTHAVLNYEGSCAIDGDLLDMAGIRENEQIQIYNVENGERFTTYAIRGEEGSKLISINGAAAHLAAPGHRIIICSYAHYSEAELENHQPALVYLQEGNHVSHTSNIIPVQLA, via the coding sequence ATGCATACCATCATGCTCAAAGCCAAGCTGCACATGGCACGCGTCACTCACGCGGTACTCAACTACGAAGGCTCCTGCGCCATCGACGGCGACCTGCTGGATATGGCGGGCATTCGTGAAAATGAGCAGATCCAGATTTACAACGTCGAGAACGGCGAACGCTTCACCACTTACGCTATCCGCGGTGAGGAAGGCTCCAAGCTTATCTCGATCAACGGCGCTGCGGCCCACCTCGCCGCCCCTGGCCACCGGATCATTATCTGCAGCTACGCCCACTACTCCGAAGCAGAACTGGAAAATCACCAGCCTGCGCTGGTGTATCTGCAGGAAGGTAACCACGTCAGCCACACCAGCAATATTATTCCAGTGCAGCTAGCCTAA
- the panC gene encoding pantoate--beta-alanine ligase, with amino-acid sequence MRTLRDIDQLRSTLRDYRQRGQRIALVPTMGNLHAGHLALVACARQHADIVVASLFVNPMQFGPGEDLDGYPRTFDADQAQLIEAGCDVLFAPAVSSLYPNGLDAQTRVHVPVVGEGLCGGSRPGHFDGVSTVVSMLFNLVQPDVACFGEKDYQQLAVIRKLVCDLHMPIEIIGVPIVRAEDGLALSSRNGYLSSEERAIAPALYRTLCTLRDALERGEPIEKVLHQGHTALYDAGFTLDYLELRDATLGPINLATRHAVLLAAAKLGPARLIDNLTVRLPASAARE; translated from the coding sequence ATGCGCACTTTGCGAGACATTGATCAGCTACGCAGCACGCTGCGAGATTACCGCCAACGCGGCCAGCGTATTGCCCTGGTACCCACCATGGGCAACCTACATGCCGGGCACCTGGCGCTGGTCGCCTGCGCGCGCCAGCACGCCGATATCGTGGTCGCAAGCCTGTTCGTCAATCCGATGCAGTTTGGCCCAGGCGAAGATTTAGACGGCTACCCGCGTACCTTTGATGCCGATCAAGCGCAGCTTATCGAGGCTGGCTGCGACGTGCTGTTCGCCCCAGCGGTGAGCTCGCTCTACCCCAACGGCTTGGACGCCCAGACCCGCGTGCATGTGCCCGTGGTGGGAGAAGGGCTGTGCGGCGGCTCACGCCCCGGCCATTTCGACGGTGTCTCCACCGTGGTCAGCATGCTGTTTAATCTGGTACAGCCAGACGTTGCCTGCTTTGGGGAGAAGGATTACCAGCAGCTGGCTGTGATTAGGAAGCTGGTGTGCGACCTGCACATGCCTATCGAGATTATCGGCGTGCCCATCGTGCGCGCAGAAGATGGCTTGGCACTGTCATCACGCAACGGCTATTTGAGTAGCGAGGAGCGTGCAATCGCCCCTGCGCTTTATCGCACGCTGTGTACGCTTCGCGATGCGTTAGAGCGAGGAGAACCTATCGAAAAGGTACTACACCAGGGCCACACCGCGCTGTATGATGCGGGCTTTACGCTGGACTACCTGGAACTGCGCGATGCCACGCTAGGCCCCATTAACCTAGCGACCCGCCATGCGGTACTGCTGGCCGCCGCCAAGCTGGGCCCGGCGCGATTAATCGACAACCTCACTGTTCGACTCCCGGCCAGCGCTGCCAGAGAATAA
- the panB gene encoding 3-methyl-2-oxobutanoate hydroxymethyltransferase, translating into MKTVTLSTLQAYKQAGETFSCLTAYDASFAHAASQAGIDVLLVGDSLGMVLQGHNSTLPVTIDDIVYHTRCAARGKGHSLLMVDLPFMSNATTERLLEDAGAVMRAGAELVKLEGEAWMADGIRELTRRGVPVCAHLGLTPQTVHQLGGYKVQGRDAAQAERIINDAKVLVEAGASVILLECVPASLGKAVTAALDVPVIGIGAGPDTDGQILVMHDVLGITHGRTPRFVKNFMAEADSIQAAFQDYHEAVKTRAFPAQEHCF; encoded by the coding sequence ATGAAAACCGTCACCCTAAGCACGCTGCAGGCCTATAAGCAGGCTGGCGAGACGTTCAGTTGCCTAACCGCTTACGACGCCTCCTTTGCCCATGCGGCAAGCCAGGCAGGCATTGATGTCCTGCTCGTCGGTGATTCGCTGGGCATGGTGCTACAGGGCCATAACAGCACCCTCCCCGTCACCATTGACGACATCGTTTACCACACCCGCTGCGCGGCACGTGGTAAAGGCCATAGCCTGCTGATGGTGGATCTACCCTTTATGAGCAACGCCACCACCGAGCGCCTGTTGGAAGATGCCGGTGCCGTGATGCGCGCGGGAGCGGAACTGGTCAAGCTGGAAGGCGAAGCGTGGATGGCCGATGGCATTCGTGAACTCACCCGCCGCGGCGTACCGGTATGTGCCCACCTGGGCTTAACCCCGCAAACCGTGCATCAGCTAGGCGGCTATAAAGTGCAGGGGCGCGACGCCGCTCAAGCGGAACGCATCATTAATGACGCAAAAGTACTTGTCGAGGCGGGCGCTTCGGTGATTCTGCTCGAGTGCGTTCCTGCCAGTCTGGGCAAAGCGGTCACCGCTGCGCTGGATGTGCCGGTGATTGGCATTGGCGCAGGGCCAGATACCGATGGCCAGATTCTGGTGATGCACGATGTGCTCGGTATCACCCATGGCCGCACACCCCGCTTTGTAAAAAACTTCATGGCCGAGGCTGATAGCATTCAAGCTGCTTTTCAGGACTACCATGAAGCGGTCAAAACCCGCGCCTTCCCGGCTCAAGAGCACTGTTTTTAA
- the folK gene encoding 2-amino-4-hydroxy-6-hydroxymethyldihydropteridine diphosphokinase, translating into MGAPSQLAYIGLGSNLESPIEQVREALNELAMLPLSRLVAASSLYASRPVGPQDQPDFINAVAALETRLSPLALLDQLQALEQQHRRRRQRHWGPRTLDLDLLLYADDHINSPRLRVPHPQMTARAFVLLPLAEIAPSLDLLQQPLSTWLEQVENQGLERLPCA; encoded by the coding sequence GTGGGTGCGCCTTCCCAGCTCGCCTATATCGGCTTGGGTAGCAATCTGGAGTCGCCTATCGAGCAGGTTCGCGAGGCCCTCAACGAGCTGGCAATGCTACCGCTAAGTCGATTGGTGGCAGCATCATCGCTTTATGCCAGCCGCCCGGTGGGGCCGCAGGATCAGCCGGACTTTATCAACGCGGTGGCAGCGCTGGAGACACGGCTCTCGCCGCTGGCGCTACTCGACCAGCTTCAGGCGTTAGAGCAGCAGCATCGCCGCCGCCGCCAGCGCCACTGGGGGCCCCGCACGCTCGATCTTGACCTGCTGCTCTACGCTGATGACCATATCAACTCCCCGCGTTTACGCGTACCGCACCCGCAAATGACTGCCCGGGCCTTTGTATTGCTCCCCCTCGCAGAGATCGCCCCCTCTCTAGACCTCCTCCAACAGCCGCTATCCACGTGGCTTGAGCAAGTTGAGAACCAAGGTTTGGAACGCTTACCCTGCGCCTAG
- the pcnB gene encoding polynucleotide adenylyltransferase PcnB, translating to MFKGFTRFLHSPGEQLKTLLDPQESTTNALTPRNIPRSEHPVSRQHISDAALKVLYRLSGAGFDAYLVGGCIRDALLGKMPKDFDVATNATPEQVRDLFRNSRLIGRRFRIVHVRFGREVIEVTTFRGKPQDEHGDHIAHQSDEGLLLRDNVWGNIEEDALRRDFTVNALYYNIADFSITDFANGAEDIKTRTLRLIGDPATRYREDPVRMLRAVRFAAKLDFTLDPATEAPMYDQAPLLLQIPPARLFDEVLKLFMSGHGLVTFRLLSHYGLFGMLFPEAEEAMADAAWAEELIEQALTNTDKRIAEERPVTPAFLLAAFLWAPVKHRQEALEQEGMPPIPALQAAAQQVVSRQLEFTSIPKRFGIPMREIWELQQRLPQRRGKKAFQTREHSRFRAGYDLLLLREQAGEIPSGLGEWWTAFQRGDEHEQRRLLQKVGGDPASQGDRRRKRRRKPSAPE from the coding sequence ATGTTTAAAGGATTTACCCGTTTCCTACACAGCCCGGGGGAGCAATTGAAAACCTTGCTTGATCCCCAAGAGAGCACCACCAACGCCCTCACTCCGCGCAACATCCCTCGGTCCGAGCACCCTGTTTCTCGCCAGCACATCAGCGATGCCGCGTTAAAAGTGCTTTATCGCCTTAGCGGCGCGGGTTTCGACGCCTATTTGGTGGGTGGTTGTATTCGTGATGCGCTGCTTGGCAAGATGCCCAAAGATTTTGATGTCGCCACCAACGCCACGCCAGAGCAGGTTCGCGATCTATTTCGTAACTCGCGCCTGATCGGCCGCCGTTTTCGAATTGTCCATGTTCGCTTTGGCCGCGAGGTCATTGAGGTCACCACCTTCCGTGGCAAACCCCAAGACGAGCATGGCGACCACATTGCCCACCAGTCCGATGAAGGGTTGCTGCTGCGCGACAATGTATGGGGCAATATTGAAGAGGACGCGCTGCGCCGCGACTTTACCGTTAATGCGCTCTACTACAATATCGCCGACTTCAGCATCACTGATTTTGCCAATGGTGCCGAGGACATTAAGACCCGCACCCTGCGCCTGATTGGCGACCCGGCGACGCGCTATCGCGAAGACCCGGTACGGATGCTGCGGGCGGTGCGCTTTGCGGCTAAGCTCGACTTCACGCTAGACCCCGCCACCGAAGCGCCAATGTACGATCAGGCGCCGCTGCTGCTGCAGATTCCCCCAGCGCGGCTATTCGATGAAGTGCTCAAGCTGTTTATGTCGGGCCACGGTTTGGTCACCTTCCGGCTACTCAGCCACTACGGCCTGTTCGGCATGCTGTTCCCCGAGGCCGAAGAAGCCATGGCCGATGCCGCCTGGGCCGAAGAGCTGATTGAGCAGGCGCTGACCAACACCGATAAACGCATTGCCGAAGAGCGCCCCGTCACCCCGGCCTTCCTGCTGGCAGCGTTTTTATGGGCCCCGGTCAAGCATCGCCAGGAAGCGCTGGAACAAGAAGGCATGCCGCCCATTCCCGCGCTTCAAGCAGCCGCTCAGCAGGTGGTATCCCGGCAGTTAGAGTTCACGTCGATTCCCAAGCGCTTTGGCATCCCCATGCGGGAAATTTGGGAATTACAGCAGCGCCTACCCCAGCGGCGCGGTAAAAAGGCCTTTCAAACCCGCGAACATTCGCGTTTCAGAGCGGGCTATGACCTGCTATTGCTGCGCGAACAGGCGGGCGAGATACCCAGTGGTTTAGGCGAGTGGTGGACGGCGTTTCAGCGCGGCGATGAGCACGAACAGCGTCGCCTGCTGCAAAAAGTTGGCGGCGACCCAGCCAGCCAGGGCGACCGTCGTCGCAAACGGCGCCGTAAGCCGAGCGCGCCAGAGTAG
- a CDS encoding sigma-54-dependent transcriptional regulator, with translation MPRILIVEDEAIIRSALKRLLERHDYTVSEAGSAEEASQLELTGFDLIISDLRLPGEPGTTLITAAAPVPVLIMTSYASMRSAVEALKQGAVDYVAKPFDHAELLETVERILHKQSMQQSPPPDITDAGGSRQTMIGNCVAMQQVYTRISKTAPADVTVLILGESGTGKELVARAIHQQSKRAKAPLICVNCAAIPETLIESELFGHEKGAFTGASAARTGLVEAADGGTLFLDEIGELPLDAQARLLRVLQEGEIRKIGSVETRHVNVRLIAATHRDLRALSKTGEFRLDLYYRLNVMQIELPPLREREDDVLEIADILLDKACKRHERTGLRLSRAARQDLRDYPWPGNVRELENALERGVILAEGHLIHPDDLGLAPTTPRPHPPSGSSGTSAVSGSGDKSAEENEDDLSLEDYFQHFVLEHQDQMSETELAQKLGISRKNLWERRQRLGIPRKKTARRPG, from the coding sequence ATGCCCAGGATTCTGATTGTTGAAGATGAAGCGATTATTCGCAGCGCGTTAAAGCGCCTTCTGGAACGCCACGACTATACGGTCAGCGAAGCAGGCAGCGCTGAGGAGGCCAGCCAGCTTGAACTCACTGGGTTCGACCTCATCATCAGCGACCTGCGGCTGCCGGGCGAGCCGGGTACCACACTAATTACCGCCGCAGCCCCCGTACCGGTATTGATCATGACCAGCTACGCCAGCATGCGCTCTGCGGTGGAAGCGCTCAAACAGGGGGCCGTGGACTACGTGGCCAAGCCCTTTGACCACGCGGAGCTACTGGAGACCGTTGAGCGGATCCTACACAAGCAGTCGATGCAGCAGAGCCCACCGCCGGATATCACCGATGCAGGCGGCAGCCGACAAACCATGATCGGCAACTGCGTTGCCATGCAGCAGGTCTACACCCGCATTAGTAAAACCGCCCCCGCCGATGTCACCGTATTGATTCTTGGTGAGTCGGGCACCGGTAAAGAGCTGGTAGCACGGGCCATTCACCAGCAGAGCAAGCGCGCCAAGGCACCGCTGATCTGCGTCAACTGCGCAGCGATTCCTGAAACGCTGATCGAGTCCGAGCTGTTTGGCCATGAGAAAGGCGCTTTTACCGGCGCCAGCGCAGCGCGCACCGGGTTAGTCGAAGCCGCCGATGGCGGTACGCTATTTTTGGATGAGATTGGCGAGCTGCCGCTGGACGCCCAGGCGCGTCTGCTGCGCGTTCTTCAAGAGGGTGAAATCCGTAAAATTGGCTCGGTGGAAACCCGCCACGTCAATGTCCGCCTGATTGCGGCCACCCATCGTGACCTGCGCGCGCTGTCAAAAACCGGCGAGTTCCGCCTTGACCTTTACTACCGGCTGAACGTGATGCAGATCGAGCTGCCGCCGCTGCGCGAACGCGAGGACGACGTGCTTGAAATCGCCGACATTCTGCTCGACAAGGCGTGTAAACGCCACGAACGCACGGGGCTGCGTTTGTCCCGCGCAGCCCGCCAGGATCTGCGCGACTACCCTTGGCCGGGTAACGTTCGCGAGCTGGAGAATGCCCTTGAGCGCGGCGTGATTCTGGCCGAGGGGCATCTGATCCACCCGGACGACCTGGGTCTAGCGCCGACCACCCCACGCCCGCATCCGCCCTCTGGCTCGTCCGGCACATCTGCTGTCAGTGGTAGCGGTGATAAAAGTGCTGAAGAGAATGAAGATGATCTCTCTCTAGAAGATTATTTTCAGCATTTTGTCCTCGAACACCAAGACCAGATGAGTGAAACCGAACTGGCACAAAAACTGGGCATTAGCCGTAAAAACCTTTGGGAGAGGCGTCAGCGGCTTGGCATACCGCGCAAAAAAACCGCCCGGCGCCCAGGTTAA
- a CDS encoding ATP-binding protein: protein MNVEIVGVLLLGLGYLALLFGCGFAVERGWVPVRITRHPIVYILALGVYASAWAIYGSVEMAANAGFGYLAYYLGAAGAFLLAPVLLVPIQRITRTYQLTSLADLFAFRFRSRWAGTLVTLVSLLAVLPLLGIQVQTLSEAINIITASQAGGSVALLFCAVIAAFAVIFGARHSQSHGRHDTLLSVIAFESIVKLLAMLGLGAVALWIVFDGPGDLQLWLEGPGALLQQQTPKLDPAQWRTLLLLFFVAAFMMPHLFHISFAESLSRHTLLQASWALPLFLLLMALPVPLIWWAAQSVNPDIPITAYAAYLMTEHWWVGALAFIGGLAAASGTMIMIALALSGMVLNHIVLVARPPEARSDLYGWLLWLRRGLVVAVIIGGWVFYQWVGRHHGLIGLGLAAFVGMAQCLPGMLALLYWPGANRKGMIIGLIAGVGVWLWGLWLPLMLSLPAPQLPFTPFTAADAPLWYNVTLLSLAVNILLLIVISLFTRISEGEQSAAEACSVDAVIRSKRFPLEAATASDFSTHLAHALGDEAASREVNRALQALNLTPQERRPYALRRLRDRIQANLSGLMGPSVARDIVDRYLPYRHDDAPETDDIHFVESRLEAYRSRLTGLARELDGLRRHHRQTLAYLPVGLCVLGDDDELLMWNQALSQLSGISGESVIGSRRDSLPAPWPSLLGGVLETTSTPLYKQAVTLHGKDYFLTLHKAILSGNDSRGGSVILIEDHTEMKWLEDELVHAARLASIGQLAAGVAHEIGNPITGISSLAQNLRYDTNDPALLETAEQIQQLTQRVTKIVNSLVGFAHGGRQTVPLPASPVALASISEDALHLIHLARSGEDVTLTNETPDDVVVRGDAQRLTQVMVNLLSNARDACGKGGEVHMTAGRHEQLAWWRITDNGQGIDPRVREHLFEPFTTTKPAGEGTGLGLSLAYQIINEHQGKIDVASPPPGQPRGTAITLWLPLYQQDDQPTHAQDSDC, encoded by the coding sequence ATGAACGTCGAGATAGTCGGCGTCCTACTGCTTGGGCTGGGCTACCTGGCACTGCTGTTTGGCTGCGGTTTTGCGGTGGAGCGCGGCTGGGTGCCGGTGCGCATTACCCGCCACCCGATTGTTTACATCCTTGCCCTGGGTGTTTATGCCAGCGCCTGGGCGATTTACGGCAGCGTGGAAATGGCGGCCAACGCGGGGTTTGGCTACCTCGCCTACTACCTGGGCGCAGCGGGCGCCTTCTTACTCGCCCCTGTGCTGCTGGTGCCCATCCAGCGCATCACCCGCACCTATCAACTAACGTCGCTGGCGGATCTGTTTGCCTTCCGCTTTCGCTCCCGCTGGGCAGGTACGCTGGTCACCCTCGTCAGTCTACTGGCGGTGCTGCCACTGCTCGGCATTCAAGTACAAACCCTGAGCGAAGCCATCAATATCATCACCGCCAGCCAAGCGGGCGGTAGCGTTGCACTGCTGTTTTGCGCCGTTATTGCCGCCTTTGCGGTCATTTTCGGTGCCCGCCACAGTCAGTCTCATGGCCGCCACGACACCCTACTTAGCGTCATTGCATTTGAATCCATTGTTAAACTGCTGGCCATGCTGGGGCTGGGTGCGGTGGCGCTATGGATAGTGTTTGACGGCCCAGGCGATCTGCAGCTGTGGCTGGAAGGCCCCGGGGCTCTCCTCCAGCAACAGACACCCAAACTTGATCCGGCCCAGTGGCGCACCCTCCTGCTGCTGTTTTTTGTGGCGGCGTTTATGATGCCGCATCTGTTTCATATCAGTTTTGCAGAAAGTCTATCGCGACATACCCTGCTACAAGCGAGCTGGGCACTGCCGCTGTTTCTGCTGCTAATGGCGCTGCCTGTACCACTGATCTGGTGGGCCGCGCAGTCGGTTAATCCCGACATACCCATCACCGCCTATGCCGCCTACCTAATGACCGAACACTGGTGGGTGGGCGCACTGGCGTTTATCGGTGGGCTAGCCGCCGCCAGCGGCACCATGATTATGATTGCCCTGGCGCTTTCAGGCATGGTGCTTAATCATATTGTGCTGGTAGCGAGGCCCCCTGAGGCACGCAGTGATCTCTACGGCTGGCTGCTGTGGCTGCGCCGAGGCTTAGTGGTCGCTGTGATTATCGGCGGCTGGGTGTTTTACCAGTGGGTAGGCCGCCACCATGGTCTCATCGGCTTGGGGTTAGCCGCGTTTGTCGGCATGGCCCAGTGTCTGCCCGGCATGTTGGCGCTGCTCTACTGGCCAGGCGCTAACCGTAAAGGCATGATTATTGGCCTCATCGCAGGCGTCGGCGTATGGCTATGGGGGCTATGGCTACCGCTCATGCTCTCGTTACCGGCACCACAACTCCCCTTTACGCCATTTACCGCCGCTGATGCGCCGCTGTGGTACAACGTCACGCTGCTCTCGTTGGCGGTCAATATTCTGCTGCTGATAGTGATATCGCTGTTCACGCGTATTTCTGAGGGGGAGCAGTCCGCCGCAGAAGCGTGCTCCGTCGATGCGGTTATCCGCTCCAAGCGCTTTCCACTGGAAGCCGCGACGGCGAGCGACTTTTCTACTCACCTAGCCCACGCCCTCGGCGATGAGGCGGCTAGCCGTGAAGTGAATCGGGCATTGCAAGCACTCAATTTAACCCCTCAGGAGCGCCGCCCCTACGCGCTACGTCGCTTGCGTGACCGTATCCAGGCCAATTTGTCAGGCTTAATGGGCCCATCGGTGGCGCGGGATATTGTTGATCGCTACCTACCCTACCGCCACGACGACGCCCCGGAAACCGACGATATTCACTTCGTTGAAAGCCGCCTGGAAGCCTACCGCTCACGGCTGACAGGGTTAGCCCGTGAACTCGACGGTTTGCGCCGCCACCACCGCCAAACCCTGGCCTATTTACCAGTGGGGCTCTGTGTTCTGGGCGATGATGATGAGCTGCTAATGTGGAATCAGGCGCTCTCCCAACTCTCGGGCATTAGCGGTGAAAGCGTGATCGGCTCACGCCGTGACAGCCTACCCGCCCCTTGGCCCAGCCTACTCGGCGGGGTGCTAGAGACCACCTCAACACCGCTCTACAAACAGGCGGTCACGCTGCACGGTAAAGACTATTTTTTGACCCTGCACAAAGCGATTCTCAGTGGCAATGACAGCCGTGGCGGAAGCGTTATTCTGATTGAAGACCATACCGAAATGAAGTGGTTGGAAGATGAGTTGGTGCATGCCGCGCGCCTAGCCTCTATCGGCCAGCTAGCGGCTGGAGTCGCCCACGAAATTGGCAACCCGATTACCGGCATCTCGTCGCTGGCGCAAAATCTACGCTACGACACCAACGACCCGGCCTTGCTGGAGACCGCCGAGCAAATCCAGCAGCTAACCCAACGGGTCACCAAAATCGTTAACTCACTGGTGGGTTTTGCCCATGGGGGGCGCCAAACGGTACCGCTCCCTGCCTCACCCGTGGCACTTGCATCAATTAGCGAAGATGCACTGCACTTGATCCACCTCGCCCGCTCGGGAGAGGATGTTACCTTAACCAATGAAACGCCCGACGATGTGGTGGTGCGCGGCGATGCCCAGCGATTAACGCAAGTGATGGTCAACCTGCTGAGCAATGCCCGGGATGCCTGCGGCAAGGGGGGAGAAGTTCACATGACCGCAGGACGCCACGAGCAGCTTGCCTGGTGGCGGATAACCGATAACGGTCAGGGCATCGATCCACGCGTGCGTGAGCACCTATTCGAGCCCTTTACCACCACCAAACCCGCCGGCGAGGGCACCGGTCTGGGCCTTTCATTGGCCTACCAGATTATCAATGAGCACCAGGGTAAAATAGACGTGGCTTCGCCACCCCCCGGACAGCCTCGCGGCACGGCCATTACGTTATGGCTGCCGCTTTACCAACAGGATGATCAGCCAACCCATGCCCAGGATTCTGATTGTTGA
- the gluQRS gene encoding tRNA glutamyl-Q(34) synthetase GluQRS: MIDFARYRGRFAPTPSGPLHFGSLVAALGSYLDARAADGQWLVRIEDIDPPRCPEGAASTILRQLETFGLEWDEAIMWQHNRGDAYQQALDQLIQLGLAYPCSCSRKQWQAFDIYPGWCRDGVCDANKPLAWRLRSDRGESPIRWQDRLFGDQQFDPAELGDVVLKRKDALWAYQLAVVVDDAEQQITDVVRGLDLLDNTPWQRQLQSALQLPQPRYLHLPLIVTPEGQKLSKQNLAPALAEDEQEVRQQLFQALEALDQAPPQELASEPPATQLHWAVANWSLLRLSPTAHRLNPPSPPAGD, encoded by the coding sequence ATGATTGATTTTGCTCGCTACCGGGGGCGCTTTGCCCCTACGCCCTCTGGCCCGCTGCACTTTGGCTCTTTGGTCGCCGCCTTAGGCAGCTATTTAGACGCCCGCGCAGCGGATGGGCAGTGGCTGGTGCGCATTGAAGATATCGACCCACCTCGCTGCCCTGAAGGCGCGGCGAGCACTATCCTGCGCCAGCTGGAAACCTTCGGCCTGGAGTGGGACGAAGCGATAATGTGGCAGCACAACCGCGGCGATGCTTACCAGCAGGCGCTTGACCAACTTATCCAACTCGGCCTTGCCTATCCCTGCAGCTGTTCGCGTAAGCAGTGGCAGGCGTTTGATATTTACCCCGGCTGGTGCCGCGATGGCGTTTGCGATGCGAACAAACCGCTGGCCTGGCGGCTGCGCAGCGACCGTGGCGAAAGCCCTATTCGCTGGCAAGACCGACTGTTTGGCGATCAGCAGTTTGACCCGGCTGAACTGGGCGATGTGGTATTAAAGCGCAAAGATGCCCTATGGGCGTATCAGCTCGCCGTGGTAGTGGATGACGCCGAGCAGCAGATTACCGATGTGGTACGCGGGCTCGATTTGCTCGATAACACCCCTTGGCAGCGCCAACTGCAGAGCGCGCTTCAGCTGCCGCAGCCGCGCTACCTGCACTTGCCGCTCATCGTGACCCCTGAAGGCCAGAAACTCTCTAAGCAAAACCTGGCCCCGGCTCTTGCAGAAGACGAGCAGGAAGTGCGCCAGCAGCTCTTTCAGGCGCTGGAAGCGCTTGATCAGGCACCACCCCAAGAACTTGCCTCAGAGCCCCCCGCGACTCAGCTACACTGGGCGGTAGCGAACTGGTCGTTGTTACGCTTAAGCCCAACGGCACACCGTTTAAATCCCCCCTCACCTCCAGCAGGAGATTGA